One Saccharopolyspora erythraea NRRL 2338 genomic region harbors:
- a CDS encoding esterase-like activity of phytase family protein produces MVNRHAVTGVVAVALAMTAAAPAHAADRVRLLGERTLPNAMDFQGTTVGGLSGIDYDPRTGAYVLISDDRSERQPARGYLADIPVTADGLGPVSLAATRPLLRPDGTTYPAGSLDPEDVRWDPRSGEVWWTSEGERQEGLVDPSIRSAALDGSATGELPLPPNLAMRPDSGPKQNEALEGLTFAADGSLLVSAMEGPLVQDGESPTFEHGALSRLTAQDRSGAIVAQVAYPLDKVFARSPTGGFANNGVTAILADGDDPFRYLVMERSFVDGVGNSVRIYEVDARGATDVRDVASLAGADVTPVRKTPLADLSELGLSTVDNVEGMTWGPVLPGGERSLVLVSDDNFSAQQTTQVIALGVK; encoded by the coding sequence ATGGTGAACAGACACGCGGTGACCGGAGTCGTGGCGGTCGCCCTGGCGATGACGGCCGCCGCGCCCGCGCACGCCGCCGACCGGGTGCGCCTGCTGGGCGAGCGCACGCTCCCGAACGCGATGGACTTCCAGGGCACCACCGTGGGCGGCCTCTCCGGCATCGACTACGACCCGCGCACCGGCGCATACGTGCTGATCAGCGACGACCGCTCGGAGCGGCAGCCGGCGCGCGGCTACCTCGCCGACATCCCGGTCACCGCCGACGGGCTCGGCCCGGTGTCCCTCGCGGCGACCCGGCCGCTGCTGCGCCCGGACGGCACGACCTACCCGGCGGGCAGCCTCGACCCCGAGGACGTCCGGTGGGACCCGCGCAGCGGCGAGGTCTGGTGGACCAGCGAGGGCGAGCGGCAGGAGGGGCTGGTCGACCCGTCGATCCGCAGCGCCGCCCTCGACGGTTCGGCCACCGGTGAGCTGCCGCTCCCGCCGAACCTGGCCATGCGTCCCGACAGCGGTCCGAAGCAGAACGAGGCGCTGGAGGGCCTGACCTTCGCCGCCGACGGGTCGCTGCTGGTCAGCGCCATGGAGGGGCCGCTGGTGCAGGACGGCGAGTCGCCGACGTTCGAGCACGGCGCCCTCAGCAGGCTCACCGCCCAGGACCGCTCCGGGGCCATCGTCGCGCAGGTCGCCTACCCGCTCGACAAGGTGTTCGCGCGGTCGCCGACCGGCGGGTTCGCCAACAACGGCGTCACGGCGATCCTGGCCGACGGCGACGACCCGTTCCGCTACCTGGTGATGGAGCGCTCGTTCGTCGACGGCGTCGGCAACTCCGTCCGGATCTACGAGGTCGACGCCCGCGGCGCCACCGACGTCCGGGACGTGGCCTCGCTGGCGGGCGCCGACGTGACGCCGGTGCGCAAGACCCCGCTGGCCGACCTGTCGGAGCTCGGGCTGAGCACCGTCGACAACGTCGAGGGCATGACCTGGGGTCCCGTGCTTCCCGGCGGCGAGCGCAGCCTGGTCCTCGTCAGCGACGACAACTTCTCCGCGCAGCAGACCACGCAGGTGATCGCCCTGGGCGTGAAGTGA
- a CDS encoding SdpI family protein: MEPYPVLVTLAVQVILCAVLVLGGAALLFVGWRGMRGQLARNRYAGVRTPATLRSEEAFELANRAAAPAYLAAGATGVLAGASLPALATTFSVVLVAVIGLVGAFGLQIVGGVFGNRAAEAMPEPAPAAGCGGCAGGCCSALQQSS; the protein is encoded by the coding sequence ATGGAGCCTTACCCTGTTCTGGTGACGCTCGCTGTTCAGGTGATCCTCTGCGCGGTGCTGGTGCTCGGTGGCGCGGCACTGCTGTTCGTCGGATGGCGCGGTATGCGCGGGCAGCTCGCCCGCAACCGCTACGCCGGAGTGCGCACGCCCGCGACCCTGCGCAGCGAGGAGGCGTTCGAGCTCGCCAACCGCGCCGCCGCCCCCGCCTACCTGGCGGCCGGTGCGACCGGCGTCCTCGCGGGCGCCTCGCTGCCCGCGCTGGCCACGACGTTCAGCGTCGTGCTCGTCGCGGTCATCGGACTCGTCGGCGCCTTCGGCCTCCAGATCGTGGGCGGGGTCTTCGGCAACCGGGCCGCGGAGGCCATGCCCGAGCCCGCGCCTGCGGCCGGGTGCGGCGGCTGCGCGGGCGGCTGCTGCAGCGCGCTCCAGCAGAGCAGCTAG
- a CDS encoding YqgE/AlgH family protein, with protein sequence MGTDADVEPGTLLVAAPQLLDQNFRRTVVFIIHHRAEGTLGVVLNRPSEVSVDDVLPRWGPHASEPQSLFVGGPVEQRTAICLAALRTGVDVGSVSGMIGVRGPIGLVDLDGDPADLVPRARGLRFFAGYAGWDADQLAGEIDRGDWLVVPALPDDVIAPPGPELWGRVLRRQGPPLAFLATHPGDVKLN encoded by the coding sequence GTGGGAACGGACGCCGACGTCGAACCCGGGACGCTGCTGGTGGCGGCCCCGCAGCTGCTCGACCAGAACTTCCGCCGCACGGTGGTCTTCATCATCCACCACCGCGCCGAGGGCACCCTCGGAGTCGTGCTGAACCGGCCGAGCGAGGTCTCGGTCGACGACGTGCTGCCCAGGTGGGGGCCGCACGCCAGTGAGCCGCAGTCGCTGTTCGTCGGCGGACCGGTCGAGCAGCGCACCGCCATCTGCCTGGCCGCGCTGCGCACCGGGGTCGACGTGGGATCGGTGTCGGGCATGATCGGCGTCCGGGGCCCGATAGGTCTGGTCGACCTCGACGGCGATCCCGCCGACCTGGTTCCACGCGCGAGGGGGCTGCGCTTCTTCGCCGGTTACGCGGGCTGGGACGCCGACCAGCTGGCCGGTGAGATCGATCGCGGCGACTGGCTCGTCGTCCCCGCCCTGCCCGACGACGTCATAGCTCCGCCGGGCCCCGAGCTGTGGGGCCGGGTGCTGCGCAGGCAGGGACCGCCGCTGGCGTTCCTGGCCACGCACCCGGGGGATGTGAAGCTGAACTAG